From the Methanobrevibacter sp. genome, the window GTTATTTTAGGTTTTACGGTTTTAGCAGCATAGTAACTGTTACCTGCAAATTTAACAATAGCGGTGTATTTACCTTTTTTAGTTAATTTGGTAATTTTCAAGGTTGCTTGTCCTTTGCTGTTGGTTTTTGCAGAGAATGTTTTACCTTTAACTTTAATTGTAACTTTAGCGTTTTTAATTACTTTACCTTTGTTGGTTTTTAAAGTTACAGTGTATTTTTTGGTTTTTACACTTGCTTTAAAGGTTTTAGCTTTAGCAGTTAATTTTGGAGCTGCTTTTTTAACTACAACAGTGACTTTTGAACTAGATTCTTTCAATTTGTCTTCACCTGCAAATTTAACGGTTGCAGTGTAGGTTTTAGGAGCTAAATTAGTTAATGCAATGCTTGCTTGACCTTTTGCATTGGTTACGTCTTTGTAGGTTTTACCGTTAATGACAAGGTATACTGTCTTATTAGCTAATACATTTTTATCAGCATCTTTTAATGTAATGACTACATTTTTAGCAACATTGTAAGTTTTTGTAACTTTAACTGCACTGATAGAAGTTGCATTTCTAATTACATTGATTTTTGCAGTTGCATTTGAACTTACGAAATAGCTTCTAGCATTATATGTGAAAGTTGCAGTGTTTTCACCATCTTTTGCAGTGACATCAAAGGATGCAATACCATTGGAATCTGTTGTAGCAGTGTAATTTTTATCATTTAATGTTAAAAGAACTTCTTCATTGTATATTGCACTTCCGGAACCGTCTTTCAAGGTTACGGTAATAGTTCCTTTGGTATTGGTAAGGTTAATGTCTTCAGCAACAAGTTGGGTATTGATATTGGTACTGTAAAGTCCAACTATGTTTGCTGCACTTTGGAATTTGGAATCTGCAAATGCGATGAATTCCCTGAATGTTGGTGGGAATGGGTAGTACATTGAAGTTGCAGGGTATTTGTTGGTTCCAATGGTTACATTGTAGTATCCTCCACCAAGCAGGAAGTGTAATCTTCCGGTACCTATGGTGTTGTTGAAGATAGCTTCATTTCCAGATCCGTATGCAGTAATAGCACTGATTTTATAATTGCTGATTGTGTTTTCGTAAACACTGTGGCCTTTGGAGTGCATAAGATAGATTCCTTCTTTTGCACCGCTGACTGTGTTGTTGTAGATAACTACGTTAGGTCCGGTTCCGTGTCTCACATCGATACCATGGTTAAAAGCATTTGTGATTGTGTTGCTCATGATGGTAGTGTTAGCTGAACCGAAGTTCATGATACCTGTTGTGTATACATCGTGGATGTTGTTGTTAGCTACAAGTCCGTTAGGTGAACTTCTTAAGAAAATACCCCAGGATGCGCCGGTAATATCCAAGTTTACAGCTGAGAATTTTTTGCTTTGTTCAATGTGTAATCCTACAGTTTTATATTCTTCAGTATTTGTTGTTGCTTTGGTGGTGTCATAACCAGGATACTGTGCAACAATATTTAAATCGCTGATTACTGCTCCGGTTGTGTTTACAACATATACTACTGCATATTCTCCTATTGCATATCCGCCGTTAGCGGTTGCATTTCTAATTTTTACAGGTATGTTTTCAGTGTTAAGGTTGTTGTATCCGATTAAGGTAGCGTTATTTCCGATAATTTTAATATTTTTATCAGTGTAAATGCAGATGTCATTAAATACTGCATCTTTTTCAAAGGATAATGAGTCTCCATCAGCCATTGAATCGATTACGCTTTGGATTTCAGTTCCGCTCATTTCACTGGTGACATTGTATGTAGTTCCTGTTGGGTTGACGATTGCTGAGTAATCAGGGTTTACTTTAACAGGGGTTGCAATGTCTGCAGTTTTGGTGTATGAAACATCACTGGATGAACTGTCGGTGTAGGTTCCAATTACATTGTCTGCAGTTTGGTAAGCGCTATTTGCCTGAGCTACATAGTAAACGAATGTAGGTGGGAAAGGCAAATTGTCTAAACTGAAGGTATTTTCTTCAATGTTGATGTCATAGTATCCTCCACCAAGTAAAATACCGATTCTGGATTTTTGTAAAATGTTATTGGAAAGAGTAATTTGACCTGATCCGTAACATGTGATAGAACTTGTAGTACAGTTAATAATGGTGTTTCCGCTTGCAGTGTGTCCTTTGGAGTGCATTAAGTATATACCTTCTTTGGAACCGATAACTGTGTTGTTTAAAATTTGAACATTAGGTCCGGTTCCGTGTCTTGCATCGATACCGTGGTTTTTAGCATTGACAACTTTGTTGTTTGCAATAAGGGTTCTTGCAGATCCGAAGTTTATAATACCAATTGCTTCTTGGTTTTGAACGGTATTGTCTATAATAGTTCCGTCAGCACAGGAATTTAAGTAAATACCCCAGTATCCTCCGGTAATTGTGGATTTTTCAATGGTTAAGTTTTTAGCCTGGGTTGCATAAACAGCTGCCTGTCCGTATGCAGGGTTCTGTCCGACAATGGTTAATCCGTTGATGACAACATTAGTATTGTTTATGAGATATAATGTTGCATAGTTTCCTATTCCGTATCCTCCGGCTTGTGTAGGAGTGATAACTTTATCAGGAGTAGTATTTTCGTTTGGATTTTCATATCCGATTAATGTTGCTCCGTTACCATTGATTGTAATGCTTTTGTCTACATATATACAAATGTCGTTATATGTTCCCTCTTCGAAGTTTAAAGTATCTCCATCGCTCATATTATTGATAGTATTTTGGATGGTTTGACTATCTGAATTAGCTTTAATGTCGTAGCTGGAAGATAACTTTGAATCTTCTGTACTTTGAATAATATCACTTACATCAGAGCTTTCCTGTAATCCTAATTCATCAGTTGTTGCAGCAATATCTGAAGCATCCTGTGCAAATACTGCTGATGAACTTAAGATTATTGCGAA encodes:
- a CDS encoding right-handed parallel beta-helix repeat-containing protein; its protein translation is MNKKSLFITTLLVFAIILSSSAVFAQDASDIAATTDELGLQESSDVSDIIQSTEDSKLSSSYDIKANSDSQTIQNTINNMSDGDTLNFEEGTYNDICIYVDKSITINGNGATLIGYENPNENTTPDKVITPTQAGGYGIGNYATLYLINNTNVVINGLTIVGQNPAYGQAAVYATQAKNLTIEKSTITGGYWGIYLNSCADGTIIDNTVQNQEAIGIINFGSARTLIANNKVVNAKNHGIDARHGTGPNVQILNNTVIGSKEGIYLMHSKGHTASGNTIINCTTSSITCYGSGQITLSNNILQKSRIGILLGGGYYDINIEENTFSLDNLPFPPTFVYYVAQANSAYQTADNVIGTYTDSSSSDVSYTKTADIATPVKVNPDYSAIVNPTGTTYNVTSEMSGTEIQSVIDSMADGDSLSFEKDAVFNDICIYTDKNIKIIGNNATLIGYNNLNTENIPVKIRNATANGGYAIGEYAVVYVVNTTGAVISDLNIVAQYPGYDTTKATTNTEEYKTVGLHIEQSKKFSAVNLDITGASWGIFLRSSPNGLVANNNIHDVYTTGIMNFGSANTTIMSNTITNAFNHGIDVRHGTGPNVVIYNNTVSGAKEGIYLMHSKGHSVYENTISNYKISAITAYGSGNEAIFNNTIGTGRLHFLLGGGYYNVTIGTNKYPATSMYYPFPPTFREFIAFADSKFQSAANIVGLYSTNINTQLVAEDINLTNTKGTITVTLKDGSGSAIYNEEVLLTLNDKNYTATTDSNGIASFDVTAKDGENTATFTYNARSYFVSSNATAKINVIRNATSISAVKVTKTYNVAKNVVITLKDADKNVLANKTVYLVINGKTYKDVTNAKGQASIALTNLAPKTYTATVKFAGEDKLKESSSKVTVVVKKAAPKLTAKAKTFKASVKTKKYTVTLKTNKGKVIKNAKVTIKVKGKTFSAKTNSKGQATLKITKLTKKGKYTAIVKFAGNSYYAAKTVKPKITIK